From Pseudomonas sp. stari2:
TCGACAACCGCGTGACGGCCAAGAGCATGCCGTGCGGCTCGCAGATCTGCGTCACCGAACCGTTGACCGAGAAGCAGGCCCGCAGCCTGATCACCAATAACTATTGCGTCGAAGACTGCAACTACCTGCTCGACTACTACCGCCTCACCGCCGACAACCGTCTGCTCTACGGCGGCGGTGTGGTGTACGGCGCCCGTGAACCGGACGACATCGAAACCCTGATCCGCCCGAAAATGCTCAAGACTTTCCCGCAGCTCAAGGACGTGAAAATCGACTACCGCTGGACCGGCAACTTCCTGCTGACCATGTCGCGCATGCCGCAATTCGGCCGCATCGAGAAAAACGCCTACTACATGCAGGGCTACAGCGGCCACGGCGTCACCTGCTCGCACCTTGCCGGCAAGCTGATCTCGGAAATGATCCGCGGCGACGCCGAGCGCTTCGACGCCTTCGCCTCGCTGCCACACATGCCGATGATCGGCGGCCGCACCTTCTCGGCCCCGCTGACCGCCCTCGGCGCGGTGTATTACTCGCTGCGCGACCGTTTCGGCATCTGATTTACCTCGCCGGCGGCGCCCTCAAAAAGGGCGCTGCCGGCTTTTTCATGTGCCGTCCATCGAACCTGCTGAGCAACACCGACAAACGTGATTTAATAGCCGCCTTTCACGGTTCCGGGACACGGGAGCAACGTGATCCGCGCGCCTTGCGCGGCACCCGCCACCCACCCCCATTACCCTTAAGTCGTTCTCACATAAGGCTGTCATGGATACGGGTTCTCGACTCAAACTAGTACGCGAAAGCTACAAACTCTCCCAGCGCGAGCTGGCCCGGCGTAGCGGCGTGACCAATGCCACCATCTCCCTGATCGAACAGAATCGTGTCAGTCCTTCCGTCAGCTCACTGAAAAAGCTGCTCGAAGGCATCCCGATGTCCCTGGCCGACTTCTTCACCTTCGACCAGCCCCCACGCGAACATCAATACGTCTTCCGCGCCAACGAACAACCCGACCTCGGCCGCCACGGCCTGCGCCTGCTCTTGATCGGCGCCTCGGTCCCAAGCCGCCAGAT
This genomic window contains:
- a CDS encoding cupin domain-containing protein; the protein is MDTGSRLKLVRESYKLSQRELARRSGVTNATISLIEQNRVSPSVSSLKKLLEGIPMSLADFFTFDQPPREHQYVFRANEQPDLGRHGLRLLLIGASVPSRQMRLLREQYAPGASSGEEPIVHAEGEECGLVTRGTVELTVDGQVSVLSAGDGYYFPTTLPHKFRNIGADEAEIISANTPANF